Proteins encoded by one window of Cheilinus undulatus linkage group 13, ASM1832078v1, whole genome shotgun sequence:
- the ticam1 gene encoding TIR domain-containing adapter molecule 1, which produces MSPEGEQNPGTGLRDVLDILVKTPPERLQSLTFQLGESPENKIIHALCLIVLQRQAQALEKLQTVRENHLANHLAEKWQLSGGKLEDFCAHCGDFKELTGESLAALARIFKVLSEQRLCGHHQRNLAYKRAVSSDDRKTSTNGDLEYFQLREEAKQVCGPEVAEWMCASTDLKSGPCSDPLRSQSEANTALKVSLSQSQSERLQNIPSPLQASCSMPSYPTHLEISLPPTASFQDDKRTPETPKECKTNTPACFDGEAEAGNAPEKPGELRSVEPSESTESRKLDSHIHPTPNQPTKPTTEPKSDLPAATNIFLPKMEVANEMQRSDSLEEEEEEIFYAFVILHAPEDADMADSMREKLEKLIGSNGAIFCEDFDIPGKSALRCVEDAINNSAFTLLLLTRNFNTLRQEVEADSALINSITKKHKYNTVIPVLPLKNRMPREDMHLVLRTKSLLEEDKHFEKRARKAMTLSTIKRQKKMWTEEQTLKMQKKKQERLKQSNEHQKQLLKESKAAELLEKENLGLLLAQKLLLNPSLPQEQGDAGHQTQKQPNIHIENAKYIMIGNDSRMTVGLPGGEDKDDSIYREEEGE; this is translated from the coding sequence ATGAGTCCCGAAGGAGAACAGAATCCGGGGACAGGACTGAGAGACGTCCTTGACATACTAGTAAAAACACCTCCGGAACGACTGCAAAGCCTGACATTCCAGCTGGGTGAGTCtcctgaaaataaaatcatacaCGCCTTGTGTCTGATCGTTCTCCAGAGACAGGCACAGGCTCTGGAAAAACTCCAGACTGTGAGGGAAAACCACCTCGCTAACCATCTGGCCGAAAAGTGGCAGCTGAGCGGAGGTAAATTAGAAGATTTCTGCGCCCATTGTGGGGATTTTAAAGAGCTCACAGGAGAATCTTTGGCGGCCTTGGCTcgcatttttaaagttttgtcgGAGCAGAGGCTGTGTGGTCATCATCAGAGAAATCTAGCATATAAGAGAGCCGTTTCCAGTgatgacagaaaaacaagcacTAATGGCGATCTGGAGTATTTTCAGCTCAGAGAGGAAGCTAAACAGGTCTGCGGCCCTGAGGTGGCAGAGTGGATGTGCGCCTCAACAGATCTCAAGTCAGGGCCTTGCAGTGATCCTCTCAGAAGTCAAAGTGAAGCAAACACAGCTTTAAAAGTGAGTCTCTCTCAGAGTCAGTCAGAGAGACTGCAAAATATCCCCAGCCCACTGCAGGCAAGCTGCTCCATGCCTTCTTACCCCACTCACCTTGAGATAAGTTTACCTCCAACCGCCTCCTTCCAAGATGACAAAAGAACTCCTGAAACACCAAAGGAATGTAAAACAAACACTCCTGCCTGCTTTGATGGCGAAGCTGAGGCAGGAAATGCCCCTGAAAAACCTGGGGAGCTGAGATCAGTTGAACCTTCTGAGTCTACAGAAAGCAGAAAGTTAGACAGTCACATCCATCCGACTCCAAACCAACCCACCAAACCAACCACAGAACCTAAATCTGATCTACCTGCTGCAACAAACATCTTCCTGCCCAAGATGGAAGTTGcaaatgaaatgcaaagaaGTGATAGTttagaagaggaagaagaggaaatcTTTTATGCGTTTGTTATCCTGCATGCACCAGAAGATGCCGATATGGCTGACAGCATGAgggaaaaactggaaaaactcATCGGTTCTAATGGCGCAATTTTCTGCGAGGACTTCGACATCCCTGGGAAGAGCGCTCTGCGCTGCGTGGAGGACGCCATCAACAACTCAGCCTTCACTCTCCTCCTGCTCACACGTAACTTCAACACCCTCAGGCAGGAGGTGGAAGCAGACTCGGCCCTCATCAACTCCATCACCAAGAAACACAAATACAACACAGTGATACCTGTGCTGCCTCTGAAGAACCGCATGCCCAGAGAGGACATGCATTTAGTCCTGCGCACAAAATCCCTGCTTGAGGAGGATAAACACTTTGAGAAAAGAGCACGAAAGGCGATGACTCTATCAacaataaaaaggcaaaagaagATGTGGACTGAGGAGCAGACACTGAAAatgcagaagaagaaacaggAGAGACTAAAACAATCAAATGAGCACCAGAAACAGCTGCTCAAGGAGAGCAAAGCTGCAGAGTTGTTAGAGAAAGAGAACCTCGGCCTTTTACTTGCACAGAAACTTCTTCTCAATCCAAGTCTGCCTCAAGAGCAGGGTGATGCCGGGCATCAGACTCAGAAGCAGCCAAATATTCACATTGAAAATGCAAAGTACATCATGATTGGTAATGACTCTCGAATGACTGTGGGTCTGCCTGGAGGTGAGGACAAAGATGATTCTATttacagagaggaggagggggaatAA